A region from the Methanofollis liminatans DSM 4140 genome encodes:
- the arcC gene encoding carbamate kinase: MKIVAALGGNAIVRYREKGTAEEQLGHIDAAVAPLARMAAAGHAVMITHGNGPQVGDILLQNECARDAVPRMPLDVCGAESQGMIGYMIQQCMQNRLGPGAQVATVLSRTLVDPGDPAFATPSKAIGPYYSDAEARALAAAEGWAMREEEGRGWRRIVPSPDPLEVLEIETIGRLFDAGTVVVAGGGGGVPVVRQGGLLRGVEAVVDKDLAAERIAVGIGADLLLMLTDVQGVFSGFGTPARTLLNSLDAATARRLLAEGEFGEGSMAPKVLAAIRFVGSGAKTAIIAHLDDAEAALDGEAGTLFTA, translated from the coding sequence ATGAAGATCGTTGCGGCGCTCGGCGGGAACGCGATCGTCAGGTACCGGGAGAAAGGGACGGCCGAGGAGCAGCTCGGCCATATCGACGCGGCGGTTGCTCCCCTCGCCAGAATGGCGGCGGCCGGTCATGCGGTCATGATCACGCACGGCAACGGTCCGCAGGTCGGCGACATCCTCCTCCAGAACGAGTGTGCCAGGGACGCCGTCCCCAGGATGCCGCTCGACGTCTGCGGGGCCGAGAGCCAGGGGATGATCGGCTACATGATCCAGCAGTGCATGCAGAACCGTCTCGGGCCGGGGGCGCAGGTGGCGACGGTGCTCAGCCGTACGCTCGTCGATCCCGGCGACCCGGCATTTGCCACCCCTTCCAAGGCGATAGGGCCGTATTATTCAGACGCCGAGGCCCGGGCCCTTGCGGCGGCAGAGGGATGGGCGATGCGCGAGGAGGAGGGCCGCGGCTGGCGGCGGATCGTCCCGTCTCCCGACCCCCTGGAGGTCCTTGAGATCGAGACGATCGGAAGGCTCTTCGATGCAGGAACCGTCGTGGTCGCGGGCGGCGGGGGCGGCGTCCCGGTGGTCAGGCAGGGCGGCCTCCTGCGGGGGGTTGAGGCGGTCGTCGACAAGGATCTCGCCGCCGAACGCATCGCCGTCGGCATCGGCGCCGATCTCCTCCTGATGCTCACCGATGTCCAGGGCGTCTTCTCCGGCTTCGGCACACCGGCCCGGACCCTCCTCAACAGCCTGGACGCCGCCACGGCGCGCCGCCTCCTTGCAGAAGGCGAGTTCGGGGAGGGCTCGATGGCGCCGAAGGTGCTGGCGGCGATCCGCTTTGTCGGATCGGGCGCGAAAACAGCGATCATCGCCCACCTCGACGACGCCGAGGCCGCCCTTGACGGAGAGGCCGGGACGCTTTTCACCGCCTGA
- the lysS gene encoding lysine--tRNA ligase, with amino-acid sequence MSDSSQITFDEVKLTKYRELTGDGRPIYPAHYERKHTLAEIRERYTEIGHDPSEEEVCTAGRIYIIRHHGKTVFIDIGDASARIQLYIRKNDVGDEAFEFLKKYLDAGDIIGVTGRVFRTKMGEITVWASAYTLLAKSVCAMPEKFHGLKNTEARYRQRYLDLIMNDETRETFRLRSRTIAELRNFLNSRGFMEFETPTLQPVYGGANARPFITYHNALEQQLFLRIAPELYLKRLVVGGFEKVYEFSKNFRNEDIDTKHNPEFSMVEIYAAYHDYRDMMDLTEEIIADLVVHARGTTTVTFDETEISFARPWRRLTMEDAVKEYGGIDVYATPLDDLARIAEQERIDKRETAQTHGDYLPLFFDHYCEEKLVQPTFIYDFPVENSPLAKRHRTKPGFTERFELFVYGMELANGFSELNDPIDQKERFEEQDKKRRLGDLEAQMIDYDFINALGYGMPPTGGVGIGMDRLIMMITGNDSIKEVILFPSMRAPVRSDEKKEE; translated from the coding sequence ATGAGTGATAGCAGCCAGATCACCTTTGACGAGGTAAAACTCACCAAATATCGCGAACTCACCGGCGACGGCAGACCGATCTACCCGGCCCACTATGAGCGAAAGCACACCCTTGCCGAGATCAGGGAGCGATATACAGAGATCGGTCACGACCCCTCAGAGGAGGAGGTCTGCACCGCCGGACGGATCTACATCATCCGCCACCACGGCAAAACGGTCTTCATCGATATCGGGGACGCCTCGGCCCGCATCCAGCTCTATATCAGGAAAAACGACGTTGGCGATGAGGCCTTTGAGTTCCTCAAGAAATATCTCGACGCCGGCGACATCATCGGGGTGACCGGCCGCGTCTTCAGGACGAAGATGGGCGAGATCACCGTCTGGGCGAGCGCTTACACGCTGCTTGCCAAGTCGGTCTGTGCCATGCCCGAGAAGTTCCACGGCCTGAAGAACACCGAAGCGCGCTACCGCCAGCGCTACCTCGACCTGATCATGAACGATGAGACGAGAGAAACCTTCCGTCTCAGGAGCCGGACGATCGCCGAACTGCGGAACTTCCTGAACAGCCGCGGCTTCATGGAGTTCGAGACCCCCACCCTCCAGCCGGTCTACGGCGGGGCGAATGCCCGTCCCTTCATCACCTATCACAACGCCCTCGAACAGCAGCTCTTCCTGCGCATCGCCCCCGAACTCTACTTAAAGCGTCTTGTCGTCGGCGGATTCGAGAAGGTCTACGAGTTCTCGAAGAACTTCAGGAACGAGGACATCGACACAAAGCACAACCCCGAGTTCTCGATGGTGGAGATCTATGCCGCCTATCACGACTACAGGGACATGATGGACCTCACCGAGGAGATCATCGCCGACCTCGTCGTCCACGCCCGCGGCACAACGACCGTCACCTTCGATGAAACCGAGATCTCCTTCGCCCGCCCCTGGCGCAGGCTTACGATGGAGGACGCCGTGAAGGAGTACGGCGGCATCGACGTCTATGCCACCCCGCTCGACGACCTTGCCAGGATCGCCGAGCAGGAGCGGATCGACAAGCGCGAGACCGCACAGACCCACGGCGACTACCTCCCGCTCTTCTTCGACCACTACTGCGAGGAGAAACTGGTCCAGCCCACCTTCATCTACGACTTCCCGGTCGAGAACTCGCCGCTCGCAAAACGCCACCGGACAAAACCCGGCTTTACCGAACGCTTCGAGCTCTTCGTCTACGGCATGGAGCTGGCAAACGGCTTCTCCGAGCTGAACGACCCCATCGACCAGAAGGAACGGTTCGAGGAGCAGGACAAAAAGCGCCGTCTCGGCGACCTTGAGGCGCAGATGATCGACTACGACTTCATCAACGCCCTCGGCTACGGCATGCCCCCGACCGGCGGTGTCGGGATCGGCATGGACCGTTTAATTATGATGATCACCGGGAACGATTCCATTAAAGAAGTGATCCTCTTCCCGTCGATGCGGGCCCCGGTCCGGAGCGACGAGAAGAAAGAAGAATAA
- the uvsE gene encoding UV DNA damage repair endonuclease UvsE has translation MRIGYPCVNIGIGCTSARTFRLRSWSPERFRSTVRENLACLSSTLQFNIDHELLFFRITSDLIPFASHPVNEIDWEGEFSGSFTEIGDLIRESGMRISMHPDQFTLINSPDGGVTARSIAELAYHAAVLDAMNLDTRAKIQVHAGGVYGDKASAMDRFLDRYRDLPAEIRRRLVVENDDRLYTAADCCALSRSCGVPVLFDTFHHECNSSGEEMPEALAICAETWGRSDGIPMVDYSSQEPGARKGAHIHAIDLAHFRAFLAASRPHDIDIMLEIKDKEKSALLARAEAAADPRLAR, from the coding sequence ATGCGGATCGGCTACCCCTGCGTGAACATCGGCATCGGGTGCACCTCGGCCCGGACCTTCAGGCTGCGGTCGTGGAGCCCTGAGCGGTTTCGCTCGACCGTCAGGGAGAACCTCGCCTGCCTCTCCAGCACCCTCCAGTTCAACATCGACCACGAGCTCCTCTTCTTCAGGATCACCTCTGACCTGATCCCCTTCGCCTCCCACCCGGTGAACGAGATCGACTGGGAGGGGGAGTTTTCCGGGAGTTTTACCGAGATCGGCGATCTGATCCGTGAGAGCGGGATGCGCATCTCGATGCACCCTGACCAGTTCACCCTGATCAACTCCCCCGACGGGGGCGTGACGGCGCGGAGCATCGCCGAACTCGCGTACCATGCCGCCGTCCTCGACGCCATGAACCTGGACACCAGGGCAAAGATCCAGGTCCACGCCGGCGGCGTCTACGGGGACAAAGCATCGGCGATGGACCGGTTCCTCGACCGCTACCGCGATCTGCCAGCCGAGATCCGGCGGCGTCTCGTCGTCGAGAACGACGACCGCCTCTATACCGCGGCAGACTGCTGCGCGTTGAGCCGATCCTGCGGCGTCCCGGTGCTCTTCGACACCTTTCACCACGAGTGCAACTCTTCGGGAGAGGAGATGCCTGAGGCGCTGGCGATCTGCGCAGAGACATGGGGGCGATCCGACGGCATACCGATGGTCGACTACTCGTCGCAGGAACCGGGTGCACGAAAAGGGGCTCATATACATGCCATCGACCTGGCGCATTTCAGGGCGTTTCTTGCGGCCTCCAGGCCCCACGACATCGACATCATGCTCGAGATCAAGGACAAGGAGAAGAGCGCCCTCCTGGCCCGGGCAGAGGCCGCCGCCGATCCGCGCCTGGCAAGGTGA
- a CDS encoding arginine deiminase family protein: protein MLHEDFGVRVHRLCNSILGGAEEMPGIRRALEASAERLNPEADPGPAARDSAHLLSIAILGAQGRKGGTALTETMHNLYFMRDQQVCTDRGMVTGRMATRERRMEVEMTHLALSALGADPVAQVLEGKMEGGDVIPAGDFALVGCGVRTDMKGIAALMRGMEFDEVAVVHEPLHPLIRGRDYMVSMHLDTYFNIAGDGVAVGNPVLLDRARVEVFVREGEGYRPEDGAQTTLAGYLGEKGYSIIPVTTLEQLCYASNFLCVRDHEAVAVDTGQIAPMMLERLKEKEAARPGMYAALLAQAEADYRRLRAEAEFFPYKREVYAEGLEMTPVSLKCATGGYGGAHCMTCPLRR from the coding sequence ATCCTCGGCGGGGCAGAGGAGATGCCCGGGATCAGGAGGGCGCTCGAAGCCTCGGCCGAACGCCTGAACCCGGAGGCCGATCCCGGTCCGGCGGCGCGGGACAGTGCCCATCTCCTCTCGATCGCCATACTCGGGGCGCAGGGCAGGAAGGGGGGGACCGCCCTCACAGAAACGATGCACAACCTCTATTTCATGCGCGATCAGCAGGTCTGCACCGACAGGGGGATGGTAACAGGCCGGATGGCGACGCGGGAGCGTCGGATGGAGGTCGAGATGACGCACCTCGCCCTCTCTGCACTCGGCGCCGACCCGGTCGCACAGGTATTGGAGGGAAAGATGGAGGGCGGGGACGTTATCCCTGCAGGGGATTTCGCCCTCGTCGGTTGTGGTGTCCGCACCGATATGAAGGGCATTGCCGCACTGATGAGGGGCATGGAGTTCGACGAAGTCGCCGTCGTCCATGAACCCCTGCACCCCCTGATCAGGGGCCGGGACTATATGGTGAGCATGCACCTCGACACCTACTTTAACATTGCAGGCGACGGCGTCGCCGTGGGCAACCCGGTCCTCCTCGACCGCGCCCGGGTCGAGGTCTTCGTCCGCGAGGGCGAGGGATACCGTCCAGAAGACGGAGCGCAGACCACCCTCGCCGGGTATCTGGGGGAGAAAGGATATTCGATTATACCGGTCACGACCCTCGAACAGCTCTGTTATGCCTCAAATTTCCTCTGCGTCAGGGACCATGAAGCGGTCGCCGTGGACACCGGGCAGATCGCCCCCATGATGCTGGAACGGCTCAAAGAAAAGGAGGCGGCGCGGCCGGGGATGTACGCCGCCCTGCTCGCACAGGCCGAGGCCGATTACCGGCGTCTCAGGGCAGAGGCGGAGTTTTTCCCGTACAAGAGGGAGGTGTATGCCGAGGGGCTTGAGATGACGCCGGTCAGCCTGAAATGCGCCACCGGCGGCTATGGCGGGGCGCACTGCATGACCTGCCCGCTCAGGCGGTGA
- a CDS encoding apurinic/apyrimidinic endonuclease family protein yields the protein MKIGYPCANRSIGCSPSRTFDLRVFSRDHLILTIAENLSCLARILEFNRKAGLYFFVIGPELIPYAAHPANTLNWAEEFAADFAAVGAFIRDAGMRIAVQPSCGFAVPEGKGEREATHAAAILDAMELGTDAKVIAWAGSGPDRETAQDRTFEWLNRLPGGIRRRIAIRNDDTLSVADCCAVAEECGVPVVYDHLHRDSAPSPCSSAEAMRRCAATWHEGDGAPILVFATPGKDGRPAHTIDADRFAEVLAASRPDNPDILIDFQDREQSALIAMIAAFEDPRLFPGKELRKRGA from the coding sequence ATGAAAATCGGTTATCCCTGCGCAAACCGATCCATCGGATGCTCGCCGAGCCGCACCTTTGACCTCAGGGTATTTTCCAGGGATCACCTGATCCTGACGATTGCCGAGAACCTCTCCTGTCTTGCCAGGATTCTGGAGTTCAACAGGAAAGCAGGGCTGTATTTTTTTGTCATCGGGCCGGAGCTCATCCCCTATGCCGCCCACCCGGCAAACACGCTCAACTGGGCCGAGGAGTTTGCCGCCGATTTCGCTGCCGTCGGGGCCTTTATCAGGGACGCAGGGATGCGGATCGCCGTCCAGCCTTCGTGCGGTTTTGCCGTTCCTGAAGGGAAGGGAGAGAGGGAGGCAACACACGCTGCGGCGATCCTGGACGCCATGGAACTCGGGACCGATGCAAAGGTCATTGCGTGGGCAGGGAGCGGCCCGGACAGGGAAACGGCACAGGATAGAACTTTCGAGTGGCTGAACAGGCTGCCCGGCGGGATCAGGCGGAGGATCGCGATCAGAAACGACGACACCCTGTCGGTTGCCGACTGCTGCGCCGTCGCAGAAGAGTGCGGCGTCCCGGTCGTGTACGACCATCTTCACCGCGACAGCGCCCCTTCGCCCTGCAGCTCCGCCGAAGCGATGCGGCGGTGCGCGGCGACCTGGCACGAGGGGGACGGGGCGCCGATCCTCGTCTTCGCCACGCCCGGAAAGGACGGACGACCGGCCCACACCATCGACGCCGACCGCTTCGCGGAGGTGCTCGCGGCGTCCAGGCCCGACAATCCCGATATTCTCATCGACTTTCAGGACCGGGAGCAGAGCGCACTGATCGCGATGATCGCCGCCTTCGAAGACCCGCGGCTCTTTCCAGGGAAAGAACTGAGAAAAAGAGGGGCCTGA
- a CDS encoding Orn/Lys/Arg family decarboxylase yields MEWYSNLDLSILIVDSEIHAETAGGIALRQVIEILGDLDFRVIEALTVEDALSIYRSVYPDIACVLLDWDLQPESAASAGPVEMIRTIRKRNRDLPIFLFTSKLAVNEIPLEVIRSIDGYFWKLDNTPRFIAGRIEDVTGDYLDKLLPAFFGELVRYTQEYKYAWHTPGHTGGIAFLKSPVGKLFFRFYGENTLRSDLSVSVPELGSLLEHTGVVGAAESDAARIFGADRTYFLTNGTSTSNKVVFSGCVQPGDIVLVDRNCHKSVMYAIIMTGAVPVYLIPTRNPYGIIGPIHAAEFDPAVIQKKCADHPLIADAGRTPRLAVVTNSTYDGLCYDVEAIIEKLTGTVGVLLFDEAWYGYARFHPLYRGRYAMTPVTAAPDRPAIFATQSTHKVLAAFSQGSMIHLRDSHCPEEARIDPDGFNEAFMMHTSTSPQYSIIASLDVAAKMMEGDSGTVLIADTLEEALIFRQKMVQLMAQVLEDEEAGSRRWWFPVWQPGVGQGQYAEHFLTLRPRIQEGDAAELCRHLDYWTLKPGDAWHGFDGIEENYCLLDPLKVTVLTPGIDPGGLMEERGIPAAIVSRFLQEQGIVVEKTGFYSFFILFTMGISKGKSGTLIAQLFEFKDQYDANTPLEQVFPEIVKTYPRIYGGMGLADLCDAMHAYLKGHGIADIQKDVYARIPRPAMTPAEAYRMMIAGKAEKVRLQDLAGRTAAVMVVPYPPGIPIWMPGEVLSVDDRDIIDFLLLYEDFDAAFPGFETEIHGVIRDAGDDRKVYSILCLREDR; encoded by the coding sequence ATGGAATGGTACAGCAACCTCGATCTCTCCATCCTCATCGTCGACTCAGAGATCCATGCCGAGACCGCGGGCGGGATCGCCCTCCGCCAGGTCATCGAGATCCTCGGCGACCTCGACTTCAGGGTCATCGAGGCGCTGACGGTGGAGGACGCCCTCTCCATCTACCGGTCGGTCTACCCGGACATCGCCTGCGTGCTCCTGGACTGGGACCTCCAGCCCGAATCGGCCGCTTCGGCCGGGCCCGTGGAGATGATCAGGACGATCAGGAAACGCAACAGGGACCTTCCGATATTTCTGTTCACCAGCAAACTCGCCGTCAACGAGATCCCGCTCGAGGTGATCAGGTCGATAGACGGCTATTTCTGGAAACTGGACAACACGCCGCGCTTCATCGCCGGGCGCATCGAGGACGTCACCGGCGACTACCTTGACAAACTCCTCCCGGCATTCTTCGGGGAACTGGTCCGCTACACGCAGGAGTACAAATACGCCTGGCACACGCCTGGCCACACCGGCGGCATCGCCTTCCTGAAGTCGCCGGTGGGAAAACTCTTTTTTCGGTTCTACGGGGAGAACACCCTCAGGTCAGACCTCTCGGTCTCGGTCCCCGAACTGGGATCGCTCCTCGAACACACCGGCGTGGTCGGCGCCGCCGAATCCGACGCCGCCCGGATCTTCGGGGCCGACCGGACCTACTTTCTCACGAACGGCACCTCGACCTCGAACAAGGTCGTCTTCTCCGGGTGCGTGCAGCCCGGCGATATCGTCCTTGTCGATCGCAACTGCCACAAGTCGGTGATGTACGCGATCATCATGACCGGGGCGGTCCCGGTCTACCTGATCCCGACCAGGAACCCCTACGGGATCATCGGCCCGATCCATGCGGCCGAGTTCGATCCCGCCGTAATACAGAAGAAATGTGCGGATCATCCCCTCATTGCCGATGCGGGCCGGACGCCCCGCCTCGCCGTGGTCACGAACTCCACCTATGACGGTCTCTGCTACGATGTGGAGGCGATCATCGAGAAACTCACCGGGACCGTCGGTGTCCTTCTCTTTGACGAGGCATGGTACGGTTACGCCCGGTTTCACCCGCTGTACCGCGGACGCTATGCGATGACCCCGGTGACGGCCGCACCGGATAGGCCGGCGATCTTTGCCACCCAGTCGACGCACAAGGTCCTCGCCGCCTTCTCGCAGGGCTCGATGATCCACCTCAGGGACTCGCACTGCCCCGAGGAAGCCAGGATCGATCCCGATGGGTTCAACGAGGCCTTTATGATGCACACCTCCACCTCGCCCCAGTACAGCATCATCGCCTCTCTCGACGTGGCGGCGAAGATGATGGAGGGCGACTCGGGCACCGTTCTCATCGCCGACACGCTTGAAGAGGCCCTGATTTTCCGCCAGAAGATGGTCCAGCTGATGGCGCAGGTGCTCGAGGACGAGGAGGCCGGGAGCAGGCGCTGGTGGTTTCCTGTCTGGCAGCCCGGCGTGGGGCAGGGTCAGTATGCGGAGCATTTTCTCACCCTCAGGCCGAGGATACAGGAGGGGGACGCCGCCGAACTCTGCCGTCACCTCGATTACTGGACCTTGAAGCCCGGTGACGCCTGGCACGGTTTCGACGGGATCGAGGAGAACTACTGCCTTCTCGATCCCCTGAAGGTCACCGTCCTCACGCCCGGGATCGATCCCGGCGGCCTGATGGAGGAGCGCGGCATCCCGGCCGCCATCGTCTCCAGGTTCCTTCAGGAACAGGGGATCGTCGTGGAGAAGACCGGGTTCTACTCCTTTTTCATCCTCTTCACGATGGGGATCTCGAAAGGAAAGTCGGGCACCCTGATCGCCCAGCTCTTCGAGTTCAAGGACCAGTACGACGCCAATACCCCGCTTGAACAGGTGTTCCCGGAGATCGTGAAGACCTACCCACGGATCTACGGGGGAATGGGGCTTGCCGACCTCTGCGACGCCATGCACGCATACCTGAAGGGGCACGGCATTGCAGATATCCAGAAGGACGTCTATGCCCGGATCCCGCGCCCTGCGATGACGCCTGCGGAGGCCTACAGGATGATGATCGCCGGAAAGGCGGAAAAAGTCAGGCTCCAGGACCTCGCCGGCCGGACCGCCGCGGTGATGGTCGTCCCTTACCCGCCGGGTATTCCGATCTGGATGCCCGGCGAGGTCCTTTCCGTCGATGACCGGGACATCATCGATTTCCTCCTGCTCTACGAGGACTTCGACGCTGCTTTCCCGGGTTTTGAGACCGAGATCCACGGCGTGATCAGGGACGCCGGCGACGACCGGAAGGTCTATTCGATTCTCTGTCTGAGAGAAGACCGATGA